The sequence ctcttgccagtgcaagggacccaggtttgacccctggtctgggaggttcccacatgctgcagagcgactaagcccatgcacaactgCTGAGTCTACCagacacaattactgaagcccactcGCCCAGAGTCTGTGCtgggcaagagaagccactgcaatgagaagcctgagcaccacaacaaagagtggcCCCCTGCTCCCTGAAACTAAGAGAAAGCCCATTGCACAGCAGTGAAGtcctggcatggccaaaagaaaataaatctttaaaaaattgaagtcccactttaaaaaaatcatttttaagatgTATATTTTGGGGggagttcttaaaaaaattttatttatttggctgcattgggtcttagttgcagcactcaggatttttgttgctgtatacagaatctagttccctgagcagcgatggaacctgggcccccttacATTGGGAGCAGCAGAGTGTCAGCCAtaggatcaccagggaagtccctaagatgtacattttttaagaagaaattatGATGGGTCTTACAATGGATGACagagttttcctttctctgtggcACAAAAAATAATGGCCCTCGTGGTGTCAATGGCACCTTTAGCCAGAATTAGGATAGAGCCAGATTCCCTGAGTGACTTTCTGGGTGTCTCTGTCTTCCATTTCACAGGTTCCTCTCTGTTTCAACTGCTCCATCCTCCCTGGAGACAGGTCCCTGGGTGCAAGGACCCCGGTGCCCTGCAATGGCAGCAGGGCTCTGGGACCCTTTGACCCCCAGGACCTGAACCTGACGGATGAGGAGCTCAGGCTCAAGTACCTGGGGCCCCAGCAGACGGAGCTGTTCCTGCCCATCTGTGTCACCTACCTGCTGATCTTCGCGGTGGGCACGGTGGGCAACGCGCTGACCTGCACGGTCATCCTGCGCCACAGGCCCATGCGCACACCCACCAACTACTACCTCTTCAGCCTGGCTGTGTCGGACCTGCTGGTACTGCTCGTGGGCCTGCCCTTGGAGCTCTACGAGATGCAGAACAACTACCCGTTCTTGTTGGGCGCCGGCGGCTGCTACTTCCGCACGCTGCTCTTTGAGACCGTCTGCCTGGCCTCGGTGCTCAACGTCACCGCCCTGAGCGTCGAGCGCTACGTGGCCGTAGTGCACCCGCTGCGGGCCAGGTCGGTGGTGACGCACGCCCACGTGCGCCGCGTGCTCGCAGCCATCTGGGGCTTTGCGGTGCTCTGCTCTCTGCCCAATACCAGCCTGCACGGCATCCGGCAGCTAGATGTGCCCTGCCGGGGCCTGGTGCCCCACTCGGCCGTGTGCACCCTGGTGCGCCCGAGAGCCATCTACAACCTGGTGGTGCAGGCCACCGCGCTGCTCTTCTTCTGCCTGCCCATGGCCACCATCAGCGTGCTCTACCTGCTCATCGGCCTGCGGCTGCGGCATGAGAGGCAGCTGATCCTCAGACAGGAGGCCAAGGGCAGGGCCAGGACAAGCGACAGCCGCAGGCTCCAGGATCGGGGTCGGACACAGGTGACCAAGATGCTGTGTAAGTGTTGCTGCTGGGAAGGTGGGCTGAGCCAGGTGCTAGGCATGGAGCTGGGGGTTTCCAGGGCCTGGCGGAAGGGGCTGAATGTCTGGGTTTATGATGGGGGCTTAGCGTGAGGGGGAGTAACCCCACTCTCCATCCCcgtgtgcacatgcacatatGTGCATACTCTTACATTAGCTTGTGAGAAATTGACACGAAAGGTAAATGTGAATGGTTCATAGCAGGGTCGGCTACATTATCTGTGGAGcccaatgcaaaatgaaaattcagggtcccttgttaaaaaaatgattaagaaCCTTAAGACAGCAAGAGTAGAGCTGCTGTCTTGATCGCTTTAAGGTCAAGACTTGGTGCAAACGCACAGGTATCACCATGAAGCTGGCTCGTGGAAACAAATGCAGACAGAAGCTGGGCTCCAGGATGATGGAGCTATTCGTGGGCTCTGGACCCCCCAGGTCTCTCATCTTTGCTCCCAAATATGTCTTGGTTCTGTCCTTCCCTAAGCATCCTGGGGGCATGACCTCAGACACAGAGTTCTCCTTTTCTCCGGAACTAAGTGTCCTCTTCCCTTAGTGGCAGTTGAAAATCCCAGGGAAGGATTCTCATTAGTGGGCTTAGGTCATGGCCTGCCACGGGGACAGAGTGGCAGGATGCTGAAGTGAGCAGCCCCCACAGATCCACATGGTGAGATCCAGGGGAGCAAAATT is a genomic window of Muntiacus reevesi chromosome 3, mMunRee1.1, whole genome shotgun sequence containing:
- the NMUR1 gene encoding neuromedin-U receptor 1; the encoded protein is MANLALDPRPVPLCFNCSILPGDRSLGARTPVPCNGSRALGPFDPQDLNLTDEELRLKYLGPQQTELFLPICVTYLLIFAVGTVGNALTCTVILRHRPMRTPTNYYLFSLAVSDLLVLLVGLPLELYEMQNNYPFLLGAGGCYFRTLLFETVCLASVLNVTALSVERYVAVVHPLRARSVVTHAHVRRVLAAIWGFAVLCSLPNTSLHGIRQLDVPCRGLVPHSAVCTLVRPRAIYNLVVQATALLFFCLPMATISVLYLLIGLRLRHERQLILRQEAKGRARTSDSRRLQDRGRTQVTKMLFVLVVVFGICWAPFHVDRLMWSFVSHWTEGLHLAFQYVHVISGVFFYLSSAANPVLYSLMSTRFRDNFREALCPGTQCRGRRAHHSSYSLSRVTVGSTLGDTGSPGSQAQPLTENGGPGGRQGMDRS